Proteins encoded by one window of Erwinia pyrifoliae DSM 12163:
- the pglZ gene encoding BREX-1 system phosphatase PglZ type A, with translation MQNQEFIAGLKAKFAEHRIVFWHDPDKRFLEELGNLKLENVTLLNMSDQSQLAVKKRIEIDEPEQQFLLWFPHDVPAKEFDWLLDIRLYSAEFHADFAAITLNTLGIPQPGLRDHIQRRKAFFSLRRLSALKGLVTEQENEASLDKKMVAVIAGVKTAKTEEILFSLMTQYVNQQQDDDSDLENTLAMLKRHDLQGVLWGILNQEMGYQAEHPSLENLILKLFCTDLSAQADPHKSAWLEKNVLATPSGRASALAFMVTWRADRRYKDAYDYCAQQMQDALRPEDQYRLSSPYDLHACETTLSIEQTIIHALVTQLQEESTTLDREAFKKLMSERQSKYWCQTRQEYYAIYDALRQAERLLNLRNRHIDGFHYQDSATFWKAYCEELFRFDQAYRLFNEYALLVHSKGAMILKSLDDYIEALYSNWYLAELSRSWNKVLAAENRMQAWRIPGVPSQQNFYNEAVKPQFNNPQIKRVFVIISDALRYEVAEELGNQIKTEKRFTAELRSQLGVLPSYTQLGMAALLPHDEMGYQPGNGDIVYADGLSTSGTPNRNTILKKYKGMAVKSDDLLKWKNQEGRDLIRDYEVVYIWHNTIDAIGDSASTEEKTFEACRNAVVELKDLVTRVINRLHGTRIIVTADHGFLFQQQPLSGQDKTTLQIKPDNTIKNHKRFIIGHQLPADDFCWKGKVADTAGVSDNSEFMIPKGIQRFHFSGGARFVHGGATLQEVCVPVLQVKALQKTAADKQPQRRPVDIVAYHPMIKLVNNIDKVSLLQTHPVSELYETRTLNIFIVDSANNMVSSKERISFDSDNGTMEKRVRDVTLKLIGANFNRRNEYWLVLEDAQTETGYQKYPVIIDLAFQDDFF, from the coding sequence TTGCAAAATCAGGAATTTATTGCCGGCCTTAAAGCTAAATTCGCCGAACATCGCATCGTTTTCTGGCACGATCCCGATAAGCGTTTCCTTGAGGAGCTGGGTAACCTCAAACTGGAGAACGTCACGCTGCTCAATATGTCCGACCAGTCACAGCTGGCGGTGAAAAAGCGCATTGAAATCGATGAGCCTGAACAGCAGTTTTTGCTGTGGTTTCCCCACGATGTGCCCGCAAAAGAGTTCGACTGGCTGTTGGACATTCGTCTTTACAGTGCGGAGTTCCACGCTGATTTCGCCGCCATCACTCTGAATACGTTGGGTATTCCGCAGCCTGGCCTGCGCGATCATATTCAACGCCGCAAGGCATTTTTCAGCCTCAGGCGTCTGTCTGCCTTAAAAGGCCTGGTGACAGAGCAGGAAAACGAAGCCTCTCTTGATAAGAAGATGGTTGCGGTCATCGCTGGCGTCAAAACAGCAAAAACGGAAGAGATCCTGTTCAGCCTGATGACCCAATACGTTAATCAGCAGCAAGATGACGACAGCGATCTGGAAAACACCCTGGCGATGCTGAAACGCCACGATCTGCAAGGCGTGCTGTGGGGCATTCTGAATCAGGAAATGGGCTACCAGGCCGAGCATCCTTCGCTGGAAAACCTGATCCTCAAGCTGTTCTGTACCGATCTCTCCGCACAGGCAGATCCACATAAAAGCGCATGGCTGGAAAAAAACGTGCTGGCCACGCCGTCAGGCAGAGCATCCGCGCTGGCCTTTATGGTCACCTGGCGTGCCGACCGTCGCTACAAAGACGCTTATGATTATTGCGCACAGCAGATGCAGGATGCGCTGCGACCAGAAGACCAGTACCGTCTCAGCTCGCCCTATGATTTGCACGCGTGCGAAACCACGCTGAGCATTGAACAGACCATCATTCATGCGCTGGTGACGCAGCTTCAGGAAGAAAGCACCACGCTCGACCGCGAAGCCTTCAAGAAGCTCATGTCCGAGCGTCAGAGTAAGTACTGGTGCCAGACACGCCAGGAATACTACGCCATTTATGATGCGCTGCGTCAGGCCGAACGGCTGCTGAATCTGCGTAATCGTCACATCGACGGCTTCCACTATCAGGACAGCGCAACATTCTGGAAAGCCTACTGCGAAGAGCTGTTCCGCTTTGATCAGGCCTACCGCCTGTTTAACGAATACGCGCTGTTGGTTCACAGCAAAGGCGCAATGATCCTGAAAAGCCTGGATGACTATATCGAAGCGCTGTATTCCAACTGGTATCTGGCGGAACTGAGCCGTAGCTGGAATAAGGTTCTGGCAGCCGAAAACCGTATGCAGGCGTGGCGTATTCCGGGCGTTCCCTCACAGCAGAACTTCTACAATGAGGCGGTCAAACCACAGTTTAACAATCCGCAGATCAAGCGCGTGTTCGTGATTATCTCCGATGCGCTGCGTTATGAAGTGGCAGAAGAACTGGGTAACCAGATCAAAACCGAGAAACGCTTTACTGCCGAACTGCGTTCCCAGTTGGGCGTGTTACCCAGCTATACCCAACTGGGCATGGCAGCATTACTGCCTCATGACGAGATGGGCTATCAACCGGGTAATGGCGACATCGTTTATGCGGACGGATTGTCCACCTCAGGTACGCCTAATCGCAATACCATTCTCAAGAAATATAAAGGGATGGCAGTAAAATCGGACGACCTTTTGAAATGGAAAAATCAGGAAGGGCGGGATCTTATTCGCGATTACGAGGTCGTTTATATCTGGCATAACACGATTGATGCCATCGGCGACAGCGCATCGACAGAAGAAAAAACCTTTGAAGCATGCCGCAATGCTGTGGTCGAGCTAAAAGATTTGGTGACCCGAGTGATAAACCGACTCCACGGTACACGCATTATCGTAACGGCAGACCATGGTTTCCTGTTCCAGCAGCAACCCCTTTCCGGCCAGGATAAAACCACGCTGCAGATTAAGCCGGACAATACGATTAAAAACCACAAACGCTTTATTATTGGCCATCAGCTTCCTGCCGATGACTTTTGCTGGAAAGGGAAAGTGGCGGATACCGCAGGCGTCAGCGATAACAGCGAGTTCATGATCCCTAAAGGGATCCAGCGTTTTCATTTCTCAGGTGGTGCGCGGTTTGTGCACGGTGGAGCGACGTTGCAGGAAGTTTGCGTGCCGGTATTGCAGGTGAAAGCGCTGCAGAAAACCGCAGCCGACAAACAACCACAGCGTCGTCCGGTTGATATTGTTGCGTATCATCCGATGATCAAGCTGGTGAATAACATTGATAAGGTCAGCCTGCTCCAGACTCACCCGGTCAGTGAGCTGTACGAAACACGCACCCTGAATATTTTCATCGTCGACAGTGCGAATAACATGGTTTCCAGCAAAGAGCGAATCAGTTTTGACAGCGACAACGGTACAATGGAAAAACGCGTACGTGACGTTACGCTGAAACTGATTGGCGCAAATTTCAATCGTCGTAATGAATACTGGTTAGTTCTCGAGGATGCACAAACGGAAACGGGTTACCAGAAGTACCCTGTGATTATCGATCTGGCGTTTCAGGATGATTTCTTTTAA
- the nlpD gene encoding murein hydrolase activator NlpD, with the protein MGSPVFKLRRIAAVSLVGFWLSGCSSSNDTQAPISSVGGNGSGMMSGNSAPTGNSASAGNSVPVSSAGGDSTGHLVRPARPPVSNSGMNVSSPGQPQNVVSENGRIIYNRSYGNIPKGSYGGDTYTVKRGDTLFYIAWITGNDFRDLAQRNNVAAPYSLNVGQQLQVANGTGTPITGGNAVTAADATAAGITALHNGTQMKTATVAHQPVITYSEDSDTISEGKMLPSSGKTVATTTVPVAVPTVSSTTDSSTQVGSWRWPTDGKIIDNFSASEGGNKGIDIAGSHGQPVVSTASGRVVYAGNALRGYGNLIIIKHNDDYLSAYAHNDTMLVREQQEVKAGQKIATMGSTGTSSVRLHFEIRYKGKSVNPLRYLPQR; encoded by the coding sequence ATGGGAAGCCCGGTTTTTAAGTTGCGCCGTATAGCGGCCGTTTCACTGGTAGGATTTTGGCTGTCAGGTTGTTCCAGCAGCAACGATACTCAAGCCCCTATCAGTTCGGTTGGCGGAAATGGATCCGGCATGATGAGCGGCAATTCTGCGCCAACCGGCAATTCCGCCTCTGCGGGGAATTCCGTTCCCGTTAGCAGTGCCGGGGGGGACAGCACCGGTCATCTCGTTCGCCCGGCCCGCCCGCCCGTATCGAACAGCGGAATGAATGTTTCCTCGCCCGGCCAGCCCCAAAATGTGGTCAGTGAAAATGGTCGTATAATTTATAACCGTAGTTATGGGAATATTCCGAAAGGTAGCTACGGTGGTGACACTTATACGGTCAAACGTGGCGATACGTTATTCTATATTGCCTGGATTACCGGCAATGATTTCCGTGATCTGGCGCAACGTAATAACGTCGCTGCGCCCTACAGCCTCAACGTAGGCCAGCAGTTACAAGTCGCCAATGGTACGGGTACGCCGATCACCGGTGGCAATGCGGTAACGGCCGCTGACGCTACAGCGGCTGGCATAACAGCGTTACATAACGGCACGCAGATGAAAACGGCAACGGTTGCACACCAACCTGTTATTACGTATTCTGAGGACTCAGATACAATAAGTGAGGGCAAAATGCTGCCTTCATCCGGTAAAACTGTTGCAACGACGACAGTTCCGGTTGCCGTTCCGACCGTCAGCAGTACAACGGACAGCTCTACTCAGGTGGGAAGCTGGCGTTGGCCAACCGACGGTAAGATTATTGATAACTTCTCTGCTTCCGAAGGTGGCAATAAAGGTATCGATATCGCAGGATCGCATGGCCAACCCGTTGTTTCCACTGCTTCCGGGCGGGTGGTATACGCCGGTAACGCGCTACGCGGTTACGGTAATTTGATTATCATCAAACATAATGATGACTATCTGAGTGCTTATGCCCACAATGACACTATGCTGGTCCGTGAACAACAAGAAGTGAAAGCGGGTCAGAAGATTGCCACGATGGGCAGTACTGGCACGAGTTCTGTTAGATTACACTTTGAAATTCGTTACAAGGGGAAATCCGTAAACCCGTTGCGTTATTTGCCGCAACGATAA
- the brxL gene encoding protease Lon-related BREX system protein BrxL: MQTHHDLPVPVISEGELVAEGYDLDALLNQHFRGRVVRKDLTKQLKEGANVPVYVLEYLLGMYCASDDDQIVEQGLQNVKRILADNYVRPDEAEKVKSLIRERGSYKIIDKVSVKLNQKKDVYEAQLSNLGIKDALVPPQMVKDNEKLLTGGIWCMITVNYFFEEGQKTSPFSLMTIKPIQMPNMDMEEVLTARAHFNRDQWIDVLLRSVGMEPANIEQRTKWHLITRMIPFVENNYNVCELGPRGTGKSHVYKECSPNSLLVSGGQTTVANLFYNMASRQIGLVGMWDVVAFDEVAGITFKDKDGVQIMKDYMASGSFSRGRDSIEGKASMVFVGNINQSVETLVKTSHLLAPFPAAMIDTAFFDRFHAYIPGWEIPKMRPEFFTNRYGLITDYLAEYMREMRKRSFSDAIDKFYKLGNNLNQRDVIAVRRTVSGLLKLLHPNGAYSKEDVRVCLTYAMEARRRVKEQLKKLGGLEFFDVNFSYIDNETLEEFFVSVPEQGGSELIPAGMPKPGVVHLVTQAEGGMTGLYRFETQMTAGNGKHSVSGIGSNTGAKEAIRVGFDYFKGNLSRISATAKFSDHEYHLHAVELHSTGPSISTSLAALIAFCSVLLSKPVQEQMVVLGSMTLGGVINPVQDLAACLQVAFDSGAKRVLLPMASAMDIPTVPTELFTKFQVSFYSEPVDAVYKALGVN; this comes from the coding sequence ATGCAAACCCATCATGACTTACCCGTTCCAGTGATATCCGAAGGGGAACTCGTCGCAGAAGGTTACGATCTGGACGCTTTGCTGAATCAGCATTTTCGCGGACGCGTGGTGCGTAAGGATCTGACCAAGCAGCTCAAGGAAGGGGCTAACGTTCCGGTTTATGTGCTGGAGTATCTGCTCGGTATGTATTGTGCTTCCGACGATGACCAGATCGTCGAGCAAGGGTTGCAGAACGTTAAGCGCATTCTGGCTGATAACTACGTCCGCCCCGATGAGGCAGAAAAGGTGAAATCGCTGATTCGCGAACGCGGATCCTACAAGATCATCGACAAAGTGTCGGTAAAGCTCAATCAGAAGAAAGACGTTTACGAGGCTCAGCTCTCAAACCTCGGTATTAAAGATGCGCTGGTGCCGCCGCAGATGGTAAAGGACAATGAGAAGCTGTTGACCGGCGGCATCTGGTGCATGATCACCGTGAACTATTTCTTTGAGGAAGGGCAGAAAACGTCGCCCTTCTCCCTGATGACCATCAAACCTATCCAGATGCCCAATATGGATATGGAAGAGGTGCTCACCGCGCGCGCACACTTCAACCGCGATCAGTGGATTGATGTCCTGCTACGTTCCGTGGGGATGGAACCCGCTAACATTGAGCAGCGAACCAAGTGGCACCTGATCACCCGTATGATCCCTTTCGTGGAAAACAACTACAACGTCTGCGAACTGGGTCCACGCGGTACCGGTAAAAGCCATGTTTATAAAGAATGTTCACCTAACTCACTGTTAGTCTCCGGCGGGCAAACCACCGTTGCAAACCTGTTTTACAACATGGCCAGCCGCCAGATCGGCCTGGTAGGAATGTGGGACGTAGTAGCATTCGATGAGGTGGCGGGGATCACTTTTAAAGACAAAGACGGCGTACAAATAATGAAAGATTACATGGCGTCTGGCTCGTTTTCCCGCGGTAGAGATTCGATTGAAGGCAAAGCATCGATGGTATTCGTCGGCAACATCAATCAAAGCGTTGAAACGTTAGTCAAAACCAGCCATCTCTTAGCCCCCTTCCCTGCCGCAATGATTGACACGGCGTTTTTCGACCGCTTCCATGCCTATATCCCCGGCTGGGAAATCCCGAAAATGCGCCCGGAATTCTTTACCAATCGCTACGGCCTTATCACCGATTATCTCGCCGAATACATGCGGGAAATGCGCAAACGCAGCTTCTCCGATGCGATTGATAAATTCTACAAGCTGGGTAATAACCTCAACCAGCGCGACGTAATCGCGGTAAGGCGCACGGTGTCAGGTTTATTGAAGCTGCTACATCCTAATGGAGCCTACAGCAAAGAAGATGTTCGTGTTTGCCTGACCTACGCTATGGAAGCCCGTCGTCGCGTCAAAGAACAGCTTAAAAAGCTGGGTGGACTGGAGTTCTTCGATGTGAATTTCAGTTACATCGATAACGAGACGCTGGAAGAATTCTTCGTCAGCGTGCCAGAACAGGGCGGCAGCGAATTAATTCCTGCTGGTATGCCTAAACCGGGCGTTGTCCATCTGGTGACTCAAGCCGAGGGGGGAATGACCGGGCTGTATCGTTTTGAAACACAGATGACAGCGGGGAACGGTAAACATTCGGTTTCCGGGATTGGTTCAAATACCGGCGCTAAAGAAGCCATCCGCGTGGGGTTTGATTATTTCAAAGGAAATCTCAGCCGCATCAGTGCCACAGCGAAGTTCTCAGACCATGAATATCATCTTCATGCTGTGGAACTCCATAGTACCGGCCCCAGCATTTCAACCAGCCTTGCAGCACTCATTGCATTCTGCTCGGTGTTACTGTCAAAACCTGTTCAGGAACAAATGGTGGTACTGGGTAGCATGACGCTTGGCGGTGTCATTAACCCGGTGCAGGATCTGGCCGCATGCCTGCAGGTGGCATTTGATAGTGGCGCGAAGCGCGTATTGTTACCTATGGCATCCGCAATGGACATCCCAACCGTACCGACAGAGCTGTTTACTAAATTCCAGGTCAGTTTTTATTCAGAGCCGGTTGATGCGGTGTATAAAGCGTTGGGTGTTAATTAA
- a CDS encoding IS3 family transposase (programmed frameshift), which translates to MKRRNFSPEFKRESAQLVVDQNYTVSDAAKAMDVGLSTMTKWVKQLRDERQGKTPKASPITPEQIEIRELKKKLQRIEMENEIFKKGYRALDVRLPERFSIIGKLRARYPVATLCHVFGVHRSSYKYWKNRPEKPDGRRAVLRSQVLELHGISHGSAGARSIATMATQRGYQMGRWLAGRLMKELGLVSRQQPTHRYKRGGHEHVAIPNHLERQFAVTEPNQVWCGDVTYIWTGKRWVYLAVVLDLFARKPVGWAMSFSPDSRLTMKALEMAWETRGKPAGVMFHSDQGSHYTSRQFRQLLWRYRIRQSMSRRGNCWDNSPMERFFRSLKNEWVPVTGYVSFSDATHAITDYIVGYYSALRPHEYNGGLPPNESENRYWKNSNAVASFC; encoded by the exons ATGAAAAGAAGAAATTTTAGTCCTGAATTCAAACGTGAATCCGCTCAGTTGGTTGTTGATCAAAACTACACCGTCTCTGATGCCGCTAAGGCTATGGATGTCGGTCTTTCCACGATGACAAAATGGGTCAAGCAACTGCGTGATGAGCGGCAGGGCAAAACACCAAAAGCCTCTCCGATAACACCGGAACAAATCGAAATACGTGAGCTGAAGAAAAAGCTACAACGTATTGAAATGGAAAACGAAATAT TTAAAAAAGGCTACCGCGCTCTTGATGTCAGACTCCCTGAACGGTTCTCGATAATCGGGAAACTCAGGGCGCGTTATCCTGTGGCCACTCTCTGCCATGTGTTTGGGGTTCATCGCAGCAGCTATAAATACTGGAAAAATCGTCCTGAAAAACCAGACGGCAGACGGGCTGTGTTACGAAGTCAGGTACTTGAGCTACATGGCATCAGCCACGGTTCGGCCGGAGCAAGAAGCATCGCCACAATGGCAACCCAGAGAGGCTATCAGATGGGGCGCTGGCTTGCTGGCCGGCTCATGAAAGAACTGGGGCTGGTCAGTCGCCAGCAGCCGACTCACCGGTATAAGCGTGGCGGTCATGAACACGTTGCTATCCCGAATCACCTTGAGCGACAGTTCGCCGTAACAGAGCCAAACCAGGTGTGGTGCGGTGATGTGACCTATATCTGGACAGGCAAACGCTGGGTATACCTCGCTGTTGTTCTCGACCTGTTTGCAAGAAAGCCAGTGGGCTGGGCAATGTCGTTCTCGCCGGACAGTAGACTCACCATGAAAGCACTGGAAATGGCATGGGAAACTCGCGGTAAGCCCGCAGGAGTGATGTTCCACAGCGATCAGGGCAGTCATTATACGAGCAGGCAGTTCCGGCAGTTACTGTGGCGCTACCGGATCAGGCAGAGTATGAGCCGGCGTGGAAACTGTTGGGATAATAGCCCAATGGAACGCTTCTTTCGGAGTCTGAAAAACGAATGGGTGCCAGTGACAGGTTACGTAAGCTTCAGCGATGCGACTCACGCCATAACGGACTACATCGTTGGATATTACAGCGCACTCAGGCCGCACGAATATAATGGTGGGTTGCCACCAAACGAATCAGAAAATCGATACTGGAAAAACTCTAACGCGGTGGCCAGTTTTTGTTGA
- a CDS encoding protein-L-isoaspartate(D-aspartate) O-methyltransferase, whose protein sequence is MVSGRIESLLVQLRLQGIDDERLLLAIGDVPRARFIDEAFEHKAWENTALPIGSGQTISQPYMVAKMTSLLALTPASRVLEIGTGSGYQTAILAHLAGHVCSVERIKGLQWQAKRRLKQLDLHNVSTRHGDGWLGWPSRGPFDAIIVTAAPPEIPDALMSQLVDGGIMVLPVGEENQVLKRIHRKGDEFIVDTIEPVRFVPLVKGDLA, encoded by the coding sequence ATGGTAAGTGGACGCATAGAGAGCCTGCTGGTGCAGTTGCGTTTGCAGGGCATTGATGACGAGCGGCTGTTACTGGCTATAGGTGACGTGCCGCGCGCGCGCTTTATTGATGAAGCCTTTGAACACAAAGCCTGGGAAAATACCGCGTTGCCGATTGGCAGCGGGCAGACAATTTCCCAGCCCTACATGGTGGCCAAAATGACCTCGTTGCTGGCGCTGACCCCGGCATCGCGCGTGTTGGAAATCGGCACCGGCTCCGGCTACCAGACGGCAATCCTTGCGCATCTGGCAGGGCATGTTTGTTCGGTAGAGCGCATCAAAGGGCTGCAGTGGCAGGCTAAACGCCGTCTGAAGCAGCTGGATCTGCACAATGTTTCCACCCGACATGGCGATGGCTGGCTGGGCTGGCCATCACGCGGCCCCTTTGACGCGATTATAGTGACGGCTGCCCCGCCGGAAATACCGGATGCCCTGATGTCACAGCTTGTTGATGGCGGGATTATGGTCTTGCCAGTTGGGGAAGAAAACCAGGTGCTGAAACGTATTCACCGTAAGGGCGATGAGTTTATTGTCGATACCATTGAGCCGGTGCGTTTTGTGCCGCTGGTGAAAGGCGACCTTGCGTGA
- the mutS gene encoding DNA mismatch repair protein MutS encodes MKESTDKEFSSHTPMMQQYLRLKAEHPEILLFYRMGDFYELFYDDAKRASQLLEISLTKRGASAGEPIPMAGVPYHAVENYLSKLVQLGESVAICEQIGDPALSKGPVERKVVRIVTPGTISDEALLNERQDNLLAAIWHSPRGFGYATLDISSGRFRLAEPTDLETMAAELQRTNPAELLYPEDFAAMALIENRRGLRRRPLWEYELDTARQQLNLQFATRDLSGFGVEQAHHALRAAGCLLQYVKDTQRTSLPHIRSLTMERQQDGIIMDAATRRNLEITQNLAGGSENTLASVLDKTVTPMGSRMLKRWLHMPLRNTQTITQRQQSIRALQDLSDNLPPLLRQVGDLERILARLALRTARPRDLARMRHAFQQLPLLDSELVNSDNAHLQTLRSQMGEFSELRELLERAIIETPPVLVRDGGVIAPGYNQELDEWRALADGATDYLDRLEIREREKLGLDTLKVGFNGVHGYYIQVSRGQSHLVPIHYVRRQTLKNAERYIIPELKEYEDKVLTSKGKALALEKNLYDQLFDMLLPHLEALQDSASALAELDVLSNLAERALTLNYHCPTLSDTPGIKLTGGRHPVVEQVLKEPFIANPLSLSPQRRMLVVTGPNMGGKSTYMRQAALITLMAYIGSFVPADQATIGPIDRIFTRVGAADDLASGRSTFMVEMTETANILHNATEYSLVLMDEIGRGTSTYDGLSLAWACAESLANRIKAMTLFATHYFELTTLPEQIEGVANVHLDAVEHGDTIAFMHSVQEGAASKSYGLAVAALAGVPKDVVKRARQKLKELEALSGSAASTKADGSQLPLLVEETSPAVEALEALDPDSLSPRQALEWIYRLKSLV; translated from the coding sequence ATGAAAGAGTCTACTGACAAGGAATTTTCTAGCCACACCCCGATGATGCAGCAGTATCTACGCCTCAAGGCGGAACATCCCGAAATCCTGCTATTTTACCGCATGGGTGACTTCTACGAACTGTTTTATGATGATGCTAAACGCGCCTCACAGCTGCTGGAGATCTCCTTAACCAAACGCGGCGCATCGGCCGGGGAACCCATTCCGATGGCGGGAGTACCTTATCATGCGGTAGAGAACTACCTGTCAAAGTTGGTGCAGCTCGGTGAATCGGTCGCTATCTGTGAGCAGATTGGTGACCCGGCATTAAGTAAAGGGCCGGTCGAGCGCAAAGTGGTGCGTATTGTGACTCCCGGCACCATCAGCGATGAAGCGTTACTGAATGAACGCCAGGATAATCTGCTGGCTGCCATCTGGCATAGCCCGCGCGGCTTTGGCTATGCCACGCTGGATATCAGCTCGGGCCGCTTCCGCCTGGCTGAGCCGACTGACCTGGAAACGATGGCTGCCGAACTGCAACGTACCAACCCGGCAGAGCTCTTGTACCCGGAAGACTTTGCCGCCATGGCGCTGATTGAGAATCGTCGTGGTCTGCGCCGCCGTCCGCTATGGGAATATGAACTGGATACCGCCCGCCAGCAGCTGAACCTGCAATTCGCCACGCGCGATCTTAGCGGCTTCGGCGTGGAGCAGGCGCATCATGCCCTGCGTGCCGCCGGCTGCCTGCTACAGTACGTTAAAGATACCCAGCGAACCTCGCTCCCCCATATCCGCTCGCTGACCATGGAGCGCCAGCAGGACGGCATCATTATGGATGCCGCGACGCGCCGTAATCTTGAGATCACGCAAAACCTCGCCGGAGGAAGCGAAAACACCCTGGCTTCGGTGCTGGACAAAACCGTAACGCCAATGGGCAGCCGTATGCTCAAACGCTGGCTGCATATGCCGTTACGCAATACGCAGACGATCACCCAGCGGCAGCAAAGCATCCGCGCCCTACAGGATTTAAGTGACAACCTGCCCCCGCTTCTGCGCCAGGTCGGCGATCTTGAGCGCATCCTGGCACGTCTGGCGTTACGCACTGCGCGCCCGCGCGATCTGGCGCGTATGCGTCATGCCTTCCAGCAGCTGCCGCTGCTGGATAGCGAGCTGGTCAACAGTGATAATGCGCACCTGCAAACTTTGCGTAGTCAGATGGGGGAGTTCAGCGAGCTGCGCGAGCTGCTGGAACGCGCCATCATTGAAACGCCGCCGGTGCTGGTTCGTGACGGAGGGGTGATCGCCCCAGGCTATAACCAGGAGCTGGACGAATGGCGGGCGCTGGCCGACGGGGCGACCGACTATCTTGACCGTTTGGAGATCCGCGAACGGGAAAAGCTGGGGCTGGATACGCTGAAAGTTGGCTTTAATGGTGTTCACGGCTACTACATTCAGGTCAGCCGTGGTCAGAGCCACCTGGTTCCCATTCACTACGTGCGCCGCCAGACGCTGAAAAACGCAGAGCGCTACATTATTCCCGAACTGAAAGAGTACGAAGACAAGGTACTGACTTCTAAAGGCAAAGCGCTTGCACTGGAAAAAAACCTCTACGATCAGCTGTTTGATATGCTGCTGCCGCATCTGGAAGCGTTACAGGACAGCGCCTCTGCTCTGGCAGAACTGGACGTATTGAGTAATCTCGCTGAACGCGCCTTGACGCTGAATTACCACTGCCCAACGTTGAGCGACACCCCCGGTATTAAGCTCACTGGCGGCCGTCATCCGGTGGTCGAGCAGGTGTTGAAAGAACCCTTTATCGCCAATCCGCTTTCACTCTCGCCCCAGCGCCGTATGCTGGTGGTCACCGGCCCCAATATGGGCGGAAAAAGTACCTATATGCGTCAGGCCGCTCTGATTACCCTGATGGCTTATATAGGTAGTTTCGTTCCCGCAGATCAGGCGACCATTGGCCCAATCGATCGTATTTTCACCCGAGTAGGTGCGGCGGACGATCTCGCTTCCGGCCGCTCCACCTTTATGGTGGAAATGACCGAAACCGCCAATATCCTGCATAACGCCACCGAGTACAGCCTGGTGCTGATGGATGAAATTGGTCGAGGAACTTCAACCTACGACGGTCTTTCGCTGGCGTGGGCCTGTGCCGAAAGCCTGGCCAACCGCATCAAAGCCATGACGCTGTTTGCCACACACTATTTCGAACTGACCACCCTGCCTGAGCAAATTGAGGGTGTGGCGAACGTGCATCTGGATGCTGTCGAGCATGGCGATACTATCGCCTTTATGCACAGCGTGCAGGAGGGGGCCGCCAGTAAGAGTTACGGCCTGGCCGTAGCCGCACTGGCCGGGGTTCCCAAAGACGTTGTCAAGCGAGCGCGCCAGAAGCTGAAGGAGCTGGAAGCGCTGTCCGGTAGCGCTGCCAGTACCAAAGCCGATGGTTCTCAGCTGCCGCTGCTGGTTGAGGAAACGTCACCAGCGGTCGAGGCGTTAGAAGCACTTGATCCGGATTCTTTGTCACCGCGTCAGGCGCTGGAATGGATCTACCGCCTGAAGTCACTGGTTTAA